The Thermus filiformis genome contains a region encoding:
- the mtnA gene encoding S-methyl-5-thioribose-1-phosphate isomerase — protein sequence MERVLPFREDLKNGTFWLLDQRRLPFEEVWVPVRTGREMAEAIRQMVVRGAPAIGVSAAFGLVLAHLAGEDLEEADRLLRQSRPTAVNLFYALDRLRPFWGDLEATLQTAYALWHEVEETEAAISRFGSEVLLGQVLTHCNTGPLATGGYGTALGAIVEGFRRGRVRHVWVDETRPYLQGARLTAWELMRAGVPATLVTDNMAGFLMGRKEVDAVVVGVDRMALNGDFANKIGTYALAVLAHHHGVPFYAALPLSSVDPNLESGEGIPIEERPAQEVTHLMGRPIAPEGFPAYHPAFDVTPHTLLTGIITEKGVIYPPFHEGLRRALGLL from the coding sequence GTGGAGCGCGTCTTGCCCTTCCGCGAGGATCTGAAAAACGGCACCTTCTGGCTTCTGGACCAGAGGAGGCTTCCCTTTGAGGAGGTCTGGGTCCCGGTCCGGACCGGGCGGGAGATGGCCGAGGCCATCCGGCAGATGGTGGTCCGGGGGGCCCCGGCCATCGGGGTCTCGGCCGCCTTCGGCCTGGTCCTGGCCCACCTGGCCGGCGAGGACCTCGAGGAGGCGGACCGCCTCCTCCGCCAAAGCCGCCCCACCGCGGTCAACCTCTTCTACGCCCTGGACCGGCTGAGGCCCTTTTGGGGCGACCTCGAGGCCACCCTCCAGACCGCCTACGCCCTCTGGCACGAGGTGGAGGAGACGGAGGCCGCCATCAGCCGCTTCGGGAGCGAGGTCCTCCTGGGCCAGGTCCTCACCCACTGCAACACCGGCCCCCTGGCCACCGGGGGGTACGGGACGGCCCTGGGGGCGATCGTGGAGGGCTTCCGAAGGGGGAGGGTGCGGCACGTCTGGGTGGACGAGACGCGGCCCTACCTCCAGGGGGCCCGGCTCACCGCCTGGGAGCTCATGCGGGCGGGGGTGCCCGCCACCTTGGTCACGGACAACATGGCGGGCTTCCTCATGGGGCGGAAGGAGGTGGACGCGGTGGTGGTGGGGGTGGACCGGATGGCCCTGAACGGGGACTTCGCCAACAAGATCGGCACCTACGCCCTGGCCGTTTTGGCCCACCACCACGGGGTGCCCTTCTACGCGGCCCTGCCCCTCTCCTCCGTGGACCCGAACCTGGAGAGCGGGGAAGGGATCCCCATTGAGGAGCGGCCCGCCCAGGAGGTGACCCACCTCATGGGCCGCCCCATCGCCCCGGAGGGCTTTCCTGCCTACCACCCCGCCTTTGACGTGACCCCCCACACCCTCCTCACGGGCATCATCACGGAGAAGGGGGTGATCTACCCGCCCTTCCATGAGGGGCTCCGACGGGCTTTGGGCCTTCTTTGA
- a CDS encoding ComF family protein translates to MRGSDGLWAFFEGLLGHACPGCGGRLDRPLLCSACRAGLRPQRAWLYGAEAVYLGSYARFGGLARALKYRGRRGLAELLAAPLAEGASSWALEGVTWVPGLWHRTLLRGHHPPEVLAQALARALGLPHAPLLLRVRYAPSQVRGRRQALPLDTFRPLGKARGSWLLVDDVLTSGATFLRARSALLEAGVERVYGAFIALKREALGPFVD, encoded by the coding sequence ATGAGGGGCTCCGACGGGCTTTGGGCCTTCTTTGAGGGCCTTTTGGGCCACGCCTGCCCGGGGTGCGGGGGGCGGTTGGACCGGCCCCTCCTCTGCTCGGCTTGCCGGGCGGGGCTCAGGCCGCAAAGGGCCTGGCTTTACGGGGCCGAGGCGGTCTATCTGGGCTCCTACGCCCGCTTTGGGGGGCTGGCCCGGGCCTTGAAGTACCGGGGAAGGAGGGGCCTGGCGGAGCTTCTGGCCGCGCCCTTGGCCGAGGGGGCCTCGAGCTGGGCCCTGGAGGGGGTGACCTGGGTCCCCGGCCTTTGGCACCGGACCCTCCTGCGGGGCCACCACCCCCCCGAGGTCCTGGCCCAGGCCCTGGCCCGCGCCCTGGGCCTCCCCCACGCTCCCCTCCTCCTCCGGGTCCGCTACGCCCCCAGCCAGGTCCGGGGCCGGAGGCAGGCCCTGCCCCTGGACACCTTCCGCCCCCTGGGGAAGGCCCGGGGGAGCTGGCTTCTTGTGGACGACGTCCTCACCTCGGGGGCCACCTTTTTGCGGGCCCGCTCCGCCCTTTTGGAGGCTGGGGTGGAGCGGGTCTACGGGGCCTTCATCGCCCTGAAGAGGGAGGCCCTGGGCCCGTTCGTGGACTGA
- a CDS encoding DUF4258 domain-containing protein: MKKLRRLEDLLPHIREGRYRLGPHVAKHMLQEGFTEWDVLRALEWGRELAVYPEDQRMLVLGYMVFPPRLRLPLHVVLEYATPRYVTLVTAFIPKDPHRVYSRSRLAALLRFDGALEEVRYTGPKDRYPA; the protein is encoded by the coding sequence ATGAAGAAGCTCCGCCGCCTGGAAGACCTCCTCCCCCACATCCGCGAAGGGCGCTACCGGCTGGGTCCGCACGTGGCCAAGCACATGCTCCAGGAGGGCTTCACCGAGTGGGACGTGCTCAGGGCCCTCGAGTGGGGCCGGGAGCTCGCCGTATACCCCGAGGACCAGAGGATGCTCGTCCTGGGCTACATGGTCTTCCCGCCCCGGCTCCGGCTTCCCTTGCACGTGGTCCTGGAGTACGCCACCCCCCGGTACGTCACCCTGGTCACCGCCTTCATCCCCAAGGACCCCCACCGGGTCTACTCCCGAAGCCGCCTGGCCGCCCTCCTGCGCTTTGACGGCGCCCTCGAGGAGGTGCGCTACACCGGCCCCAAGGACCGCTACCCCGCCTAA
- the ribF gene encoding riboflavin biosynthesis protein RibF: MLFTEVADVPQGPKVVAVGSFDGVHLGHQHLLHLAKEEAKALRLPLLVYTFDPPSKVFTRGEGFLSEVSEKVEALWQAGAELVLVVPFNEAFARRSKEEFLEDLKALEARLLYVGEDFRFGQGRAGGPEDLERVAPVRTVPLLSLLGGPVKSSRIRDLLKEGRVEEARHLLGRPYAARGVVVEGEKMGRRLGFPTLNLALPPKKLLPPGVYAVRAHTPRGSFFGMANVGVRPTLGEGPLRLEVHLFGFSGDLYGEEVRVEFLKKLREERRFASLEELKAQLAKDREEALRYFGL, translated from the coding sequence ATGCTCTTCACCGAGGTCGCTGACGTCCCCCAGGGGCCTAAGGTGGTGGCGGTGGGCTCCTTTGACGGGGTCCACCTGGGCCACCAGCACCTCCTCCACCTGGCCAAGGAGGAGGCCAAGGCCCTCCGCCTCCCCCTTTTGGTCTACACCTTTGACCCCCCCAGCAAGGTCTTCACCCGGGGGGAGGGGTTCTTGAGCGAGGTCTCGGAGAAGGTGGAGGCCCTCTGGCAGGCGGGGGCGGAGCTGGTGCTCGTGGTCCCCTTCAACGAGGCCTTCGCCCGCCGCTCCAAGGAGGAGTTCCTGGAGGACCTAAAGGCCCTGGAGGCCCGCCTCCTCTACGTGGGGGAGGACTTCCGCTTCGGCCAAGGCCGCGCCGGGGGGCCCGAGGACCTGGAAAGGGTGGCCCCGGTGCGGACCGTCCCCCTCCTTTCCCTCCTGGGGGGGCCGGTCAAGTCCAGCCGCATCCGGGACCTCCTCAAGGAGGGGCGGGTGGAGGAGGCCCGCCACCTCCTGGGCCGGCCCTACGCCGCCCGGGGGGTGGTGGTGGAGGGGGAGAAGATGGGGCGGAGGCTGGGCTTCCCCACCCTCAACCTGGCCCTGCCCCCAAAGAAGCTCCTCCCCCCCGGGGTCTACGCGGTCCGGGCCCACACCCCAAGGGGAAGCTTCTTCGGCATGGCCAACGTGGGCGTCCGGCCCACCCTGGGGGAGGGGCCCCTCCGGCTCGAGGTCCACCTCTTCGGCTTCAGCGGGGACCTCTACGGGGAGGAGGTCCGGGTGGAGTTCTTGAAGAAGCTCCGGGAGGAGCGGCGCTTCGCCTCCCTCGAGGAGCTCAAGGCCCAGCTGGCCAAGGACCGCGAGGAGGCCCTGCGGTACTTCGGCCTTTAG